The following is a genomic window from Anaerolineae bacterium.
GGGGGCGCTGAAGCCCTGGCCGTGCCAACTGACGTGACCAAGAAGGAGGACACGGTCCGCCTGGCCCAGGTGACGCAGGACCACTTCGGCCAAATAGACGTGTTGGTCAACAACGCGGGGGTGACGCGGCACAAGCTCGTGCTCGACATAACTGAGGAAGACTGGGACCTGACTTTCGACGTCAACATCAAGGGGGTATTCCTCTGCACTCAGGCCGTCCTGCCGATGATGATCGCCCGCCGCAGCGGCCGCATCATCAACGTCGCCTCCATGTCGGCTCTCCGCGGTTCGGTACGCCGATCCGCGTACAGCGCGGCCAAGCATGCTGTCATCGGCTTCGCCGACTCGGTGGCCCAGGAGGTGGGCCCCTATGGCATCTCGGTGAATACCATCGCCCCGGGCCCGGTAGCCACGGTCCTGCGGGCCCGCCGGTATCCTCTCGAGGACCCGGCCCTCTTGCCCCAGCCCATCGAGGTCGCCCGGCTGGCCCTGTTTCTGGCCTCGGATGACGCCCGCACCATCCATGGGGCGGTGGTGCGGGTCGCCGTTGGCCCTGAGCCCATACCGGTCAACGAGAGCGTGACCATCGACGACTGAAGCGAAGGCCTCCGCATCCGACGGGGGCCTGACGAACGACACTTGAGGAGAGAAGGCGGCGCTGACGCACTGGGGGGGCAACAGGGGGCTGCTTCCTGTCGCCTTCGCATAGCAGGGCCTGGCGATTCACGATGGGCTGCCCGCTGAGGAGGACACCTGTGTTACGTATGGGACTGATCGGCGCCGGGACCATGGGCCGGTGGTACGCCCGCACCTTCGCCGAGTACGAGCGCTCACGGCTGGTGGCCGTATGCGACATGGACCGGGCCAGGGCCCAGGCGCTGGCGGAGCAGTGGGGAGCGGCTGCACACACTGACTATCGAGCCATGCTGGCAGAAGAGCAGCTAGACGCCGTGGCCGTGGCCACGCCGGACCGCTTCCACCGGGCTCCGGCTGTGGCCTGTCTGGAGGCGGGTAAGCACGTGCTCTGCGAGAAGCCTCTGGCCACCACCATGGAGGATGCACTGGCCATCGAGGAAGCGGCCAGTCGAACCGGCCGAGAGGTCATGGTGAACTTCGGCAACCGTCGGCGCGACCGCGTCCAGGCAGCTCGCCGGGCGGTCCTCGAGGAGGGTGCGATCGGGGAGATCGCCGATGCCTATGTCGAGCTCAACGAGCGCATCGGCAAGACGAACACGCTTTCCTGGGCCGCGGAGACCTCGCCTGTTTGGTTCTTGCTCAGCCACTGCGTGGACACGCTTCGTTACGTAACCGGCCTGGAGATAGTGGAGGTGAGGGGCTACGAGACGCGGAAGCTGTTGGCCGCACGAGGTCTGCCCACCAGCGACACGGCGCTCTTCGTGGCGGAGCTGAGCAACGGCGGCCACGCCTTCCTGGGATCGAGCTGGGCCTTTCCCGAGGCCTACGGTCCAGACATTGACTTCCGGCTGCGCCTCCTGGGCGTGCGAGGGCTGCTCGAGGTGCAGATGCACCCGCACGACATGTGGCTGCACACCGGCAGAAGCCGCACCCTTAACTACACTTACGGCTACCTGGATCACCGCGGCCACATGAGCCACTGGTGGACCGACTCGACCTGCTACTTCGTGGACTGCATCCTGGACCGTGTGCACCCAACTCCAGACCTCGCCGACGGCCTGGCCTGTCTGCGGGTGCTTCTGGCCATGGAGGAGGCGGCGGCAACAGGCCGCTCGTGCCGGGTGGGGTAGCGCCTTGCCACCCGTAGGGTCGGCCCGGGCGGGAGCACGAACCTGTGCCCGAGGGTACCCCCCAGCTGTGCCGACCCCGGTCGCCTATGCCTTCTCCCAGTCGAGCCCGTACAGCTCGGCGGCGTTGCGCCAGCCGATCCGCTCAATCTGGGCAGCGGTAGCTCCTGCTTCCTCTAGGAAGCCCACCAGCGCCGCCACGCTGGGCGTGTAGGGCACGTCCTCCACCGAGCGGATCTGCCGCCTGCCCATGGGAGAGGTGTTGTCCGGCACGTCGAAGAGCACGCCGTAGGGCAAGTATGGTGGCCCCACTCGGTTGGTCCAGTCGGTGCCGGCCACTAGCCGCTCCGATCCGATCTCCCGCAGCGCCCGGGAGAGGGCAGCGATGTTGTTGAAATCGCGGATCTCTACCCAGAAGTTCTCTCCTCGGGCCAGACGGGGAGCCAACTGGTCGATGTAGTAGTCGGACATGCGGCCGCCGATGGCGTGGGCCACCAGGTAGCGGGCGTGGGGAAGGGCCTGGGCCAGGGCGAGGAGCTGGGCCATGTGACCTATGCCGGTCTCGTAGTTGGTGGAGACGTGGACGTGGATGGGCAGGCCGTAGCCGGTGGCCTGTTCGACGGAGGTCATCACCTCGGGCCGGGTCAGACCGGCCTCGACCACGTCCACCAGCACCTCGCCGTACTGGACGAACCCCCACTCCTCGGCCGCCAGCCGGAGGACCCGCTGCGATTCCTCGGGGAACTGGGGGCTCACCAGGCAGGCGCCGTAGAGGCGACCACCAGAGCGGGTGCACAGGTCGTGCAGGAAGCGGTTGCCCCGCTCCAGCCAGTCCGCATCGGTGCGCATCCGTCCCACTGCGGGTGAGTCGCAACTGACGACAAAGCGGAGGTCGGCCTCGTCGCGGTCCAGAACGGCCAGCAGGTCGGGGAGAATGTCTCCCCTGGAGCTGCCGTCTGGGGCGGTATCACTGACGTGAACGTGGGTGTCCAGCCATCTCATTCCGGTCCACCTCCCAGGGCCGCTGCATACCAGCCCAGGAATGCCGAGTCGAACCACTCCTCAGGACGAGCCTCGAGCACGGACAGGGCGTGATCCACCACAGGACGGGCATGGATGCACCTCAGGGTAGCCGAGCCCAACTTGCCGTAGGCGATCAGGCCGGCCTCTCGCCGCAGCGGCTCCATCAGGGCGTCCTTGTAGTAGGGCCAGACGCCCGGCTTGCGCCAGCCCTGCACCTGAGCGAGGAGGCTCGCCCGCTTGCCCTCGGGCAGTGGGCGCACCGCCCGCTCCACGACGAGGCTCTGGACGTAGTGCATCATGGTGTTGACTCTGAAGTCCACCCCAATGAACAGGATCAGGGCATCCCAAAGGTAGAGCTTGTCCCAGGGGCTCCCGGAGGCGAAGGCAGCCTCTCCCCACGGACTCGGGCGTCCGCGGGTCCGGGCGTGGTCGCGGGTGAGCTCGACGGCTCTAGCCCCGATAGCGGCTACGGAGTGGGTGGGGTGGTCGCTGCGGACGGCGTCGGGCCGAAGGCGGAGGGTTTCGGTGATCAGGCCCACATCCGAGGGCGAGCGGCGGATGTCCCACGTCTCGAACCGCCGGTCCCCGTCGCGCTGGGAGAGGGTAGGGACGGCCACGGTCCCGCCGGGAGCGACCGCATCGAGGAAGCCAGCGACCACGGTATCCGGGCCGCCGATCACGGTTCCCATGCTGCGGAGGGAGCTGTGAAAGAACACGGTATCCCCCGGGCTCACTCCCACGGCTCGTAGAGCGCGGATCACGTCCCCGCGCCGAACCTCAACAGCGGGATCTCCTGGCTCAGGTTGCACCAGCCCCTCTCCTGCGGAACAGGACGCTGCTGGCGGCGATACTACCACTCATCGAGGCCGATTGGTAGGACGAGATGGTCCAGTCCCCCAGGCCCAATGCCGTGCCCGGGCGCCGTGCTCCGGCGATCGGGGGGAACCGCCACGGCCTCAACGCCATCTCGGCGCTGGCTTCGGGAACGGGGACAAAGGGAAACCCCCGGCTCATCGCGAACCGGGGGTGGGTGCTCGACCTGGAACAGGCCTTTAGCGGACTATGCTGACGCGCGCCGCCTGCGGGCCCTTGGGCGAGGATTCTACGTCGAACTCTACCGAATCACCCTCGTCCAGGTTCCTAATGCCCTGGCCCTGGATAGCGGAGTAATGGACGAAGACGTCCTTCTCCCCATCCTCGCGGGTGATGAAGCCGTAGCCCTTGTCCCGATTGAACCACTTGACTGTACCCTTGACTCGATCTGCCATCCTTATGGCCTCCCTTTGAGCTGTGCCCCTGTACTTTCCTGGCCTTTCGGATGTCAGTCCGGAAGATCGCTGGTCGTGCAGTGGACAACTGTCTGATAGGCTCTGCCCTCGTTGGCGGCAGAGCCCAGTTATAGTAACACATCATCGTCCATAGGGAAAGAACGGCGCTTTCGGTGTATGTTGCCACGAGGGTGGGTGTGCGACGCGGATGGCCGCAGGAGCGGTGCGCAAGACCCTACAGCCCTCGGTCCCGAGGTGAGGTGCACCTCCGCTCGGGATGGCTCCGCGTCTGGGGACGCGGACTCCTCGAGTGAGGTCTGGGCGGGACGACGTGGCTCTACAGCCCTGGGTCCCGAGGTGAGGTGCACCGCGGCTCGGGGAGGTGCCGCGTCTGGGGACGCGGACTCCTCGAGGGAGGTTTGGGCGGGACGACGTGGCTCTACAGCCCTGGGTCCCGAGGTGAGATGCACCCCGGCTCGGGGTGGCTCCGCGTCTGCGGACGCGGACTCCTCGAGTGAGGCCTGGGCGGGATGGCGTGGCTCTACAGCCCTGGGTCCCGAGGTGAGGTGCACCGCGGCTCGGGGTGGCTCCGCGTCTGGGGACGCGGACCCCTCGAGGGAGGTCTGGGCGGCATGGCGTGGCCCTGGGTGCTGGTTCGTGTCTTGCTCCTAGATGGAGATCTCCCCTTGGGCGGCCCGACGCCGGAGCCCAGGTTGCGGCCAGGGGGCTGAGAAGCGGGGCGGCGAGCCGCCAGGCGCTATCGTCCCAGTTCGTCGATTGCTTCGGCAAAGGCCTCGTTCAAAGCCACGAAGGCGTCGTCCAGCATGTCGTTCGAGATCACCAGCGGCGGGGCGATCTTCACCGTGGCCGCGCCGTAGCCCACAGGGGCGAAGAACAGCAGGCCCTTCTGGTACGACTTCTCCACGATCTTGTGGGCCAGGTCGGTGTCGGGGTCTTTGGTGCCTGGCCTGACGATCTGGATGCCGGCCACCAGTCCCTTGCCGTGGATGACCCCGATGACGCGGTCGAACTTCGCTTGCAGCGCCTCCAGGTGCCGGAACAGGGTCTCGCCTCGTTGGGCGGCTCGCTCGGTGAGCTTGAGGTCCAGCAAGCGCTTGATGTTGGCGATGGCAGCCATGCAGGCCACCGGGTTGCCAGTGTGGGTGCTGGTCATGGACCCCGGGGGGTACTGATCCAGAATCTCGGGACGGCCGATGACGGCCGCCAGGGGCAGCGAGCTGGAGATGCCTTTGCCGCAGACGATTAGATCGGGGACGATGCCGTAGTGCTCGAAGGCCCAGAACTTGCCGCTGCGCCCAAACCCGGCCTGTACCTCGTCGGCGATGAGAAGGATGTGGTGCTCATCGCACCAGTGACGCAGAGCCTGCATGTACTCCACCGGGGCGAAGTCGGCTCCACCACCCTGGAAGCTCTCGGTTATGACGGCGGCCACTTTGTCTGGGGTAGCGCCCTGGCGCTCGAGGGTGTTCAGAAACAGCTCGAAGCTAGTGTCTTCGGTGCGGAAGCCGTCAGGGAAAGGCACCTGGTAGAAGCCCGGGTCCAGGTTGACGATCCACTCCTTGAGCGAAGGGATGCCACCGGCCTGCTGGGCGCCCAGAGTGCGCCCGTGAAAGGCGCGCTCGAAGCTCACGATGCCGACTTTGGCCTCGCCCTGCCGTCGGCCCCAGGTGCGGGCCAATTTGAGGGAGTTCTCTATGGCCTCTGAGCCGGTGGTGAGCAGGAAGACCTTGTCCAGCCCGGCGGGGGCCAGGCCCGCGAGGGTCTTGGCCAGAAGGGCCCGCTGCTCGCTGGGGAAACAGTAATTATGGAGGAGGCTGGCGTTCGCCTGGTCAATGATAGCTTGCCTGATCTCGGGAGCACCGTGACCGGCGTTGGTGACCAGTACGCCGCTGCTGAGGTCCAGCCACATGTTGCCGTAGGGATCGTAGACCTGGCAGCCTTCGGCCCGATGCCAGACGATGGGCGGCTGGCCGGTCATGGCCACGGGCTCGTAGCGTCGCAGTGTCTCCAGCGTCTCGAGGGACTCGGGAACAGGGATCTTGGTGCCGATGCGTCGGTAGGGCGTGTTCACCCGCGGCACTTCCCGCGGGGTGAGGTCGAAGGCCGAACCTGCCATGCTCTCTCGCTCCTTGGGGACGGTAGATCTCACCGCAGAGGCCGCAGAGAGCACAGAGAACAACTGAATGGGATTGTCCCCACGATACGCTGGTGCTGCTCTCGTGCCCTGGGCGCAACAGCCGCCCCCCGTTCGTTTTCATCTGTTCTCTGCGGTCTCCGCAATCCTGGCGGTGAATTGCCCTCTATAGTAGCACTGGGTAGAGGCGGTCGTCGAAGCCCACATAGGCGCTGCCGTTGGCTATGCTGAGGCGGACGGCCTCATTGACGGCTGTGCCGATGAGGGCTTGCTCTGGGAGTGGCCGGCTTTCCGCCAGCGCGGCAATCAGCTGGCGTCTGCGGGCCAGCCTCTCCTCGCCTTGCAGACCCTCGGAGGCCAGGTACAGGCGGCGGATGTCGTTGAGCCCTTGGACGATGCTCTCGTAGCCATAGCCAACCCAGTCCACATCTCCCGGGTGGTCCCAGGAGTCGTAGGCCTTGAAGAAGTTGGGGTTATAGTCCTCGTAGCCGCCCCGCTCGGTGGCAAAGTGAAGGTTACGGTCCTTGTGGTCGGCCCAGTACTCGCCCTCGGTCCCCAGCACCTGCAGGCCCTGGTTGGTAAGGGCGCTGTTCTTCTGGGTGTTGACCCAGGCTGTCTGCACCCAAAGGACGGAGCCATCTTCCCACTCGATGGTGGCCTGCACGGCATCGAATGCATCGCTGCCGTGCTGGGGGAGGAATTTCTTCTGGCCGAAGGCAACCAGCCTCTTGGGCTTGAGCCCGGTGACGAAGTAATAGACGTCCACGTAGTGCACTCCCACGTACTCGAAGGGAGAGCTGTTGTGGGCCCAGAGGCGGAAGTGATCTAGCGGGATCTCCCGGCGCTCCTCGATCCAGGCGTGCCCATGGAGCATCTCGCCCAACCAGCCCTGGCGGTAGCGGTAGCGAAGGGCCCGCACGGCCCGGTCGTGGCGCTTGTGGTAGTCGGTGTAGACGTAGGCACCCTTCTGGTAAGCTAGTTCCTGGATCTGCCAGGCTTCGTCCACCTTGAGGCACAGGGGCTTCTCTACCACCACGTCGAAGCCGGCCTCGATGGCCGCCACGATCATGGGCGTGTGAAGGTGATCGGGAGTGGCCACGATGACGGCGGCCGGCTGCTGGAGCTGAGACAAGGCCTCTCGGAAAGCCTCTGGGCGGCTTTCCTCCAGAGGCGCGGTGTCCGGGTCAGGATAGCCGCTGAAGGTGCGGCCAGCGAAGACCTGACGAAGGTGTTGGATGGTGGCCGCCCGCCGACTGGCGACGAGCACGTTCGCCACTCTGCCCTCTCGTTGCTCCTGAAAGACGGTGGGAAGCACCACTTCCTCGGAGATCATGCCCCCGCCTATCAGGAGCACATTGAGCTTCGCGTCCGTCTGGCCCATCGTCGTTCCTCCTCGATGCGTGTCCGAGAGGGCCGGTCGCCCGGCCCCACTTCCGTACACCAGTTCATTAATGACAAAGCGGGGCGACTCAGGGTCGCCCCGTTGCACGCGAAACCACGTCGTCTGGAGGCAGAGACTCGCCCGTAGAGCCGCGCCTCTTTAGGTCGGGTGAGCCGAGTATACGGCTGCGGGTGAGGGCTGGCAAGTGCACGCCCTAGGGGGCACGTCTGCGGCCTCGGGATGCCTACGTTGTTCGGATCTCCACGCCCCTGGCTGAATGTGGCGTGGGGCCATCGCGGCGTCCTGCCTCAGTTGCGGACCATCGCATCCTGCCTGGGCATCTAGGTGGCCTGGCCCAGCAGGCGACTAGACGATGCAACCTAGGTCTAGGGCTTTCTCAAAGTCCTGGGGCAGGCCACCGGAGATGACTATCGGCGAATACTGCGGACGAACACGAGGTTCGCCCCTACGGCTAGGGCGTTGCCAGAGTCTTGTGGCAAGCCACCAGAGATGACTAGCGGAGAATACTGCGGGCGAACACAAGGTTCGCCCCTACGGCTAGGGCGTGGTCGAAGTGCTGCGGCGGGCCACCACAGATGACTGCCGGAGCCAGGCTGGGCGCTATCGGGCGCTGCATCGCTTCTGTTCCCTGCCTGCTGGCTGGCAGTGGTTCCTGGCCCGCGCCAGATGGCAGCTCGCCCAACGCTGGCTCGACTGTGAGAAACCGCTAACCGAGGTGGGACTGGGCTTTACACGTCTGCGTTGGGCGTCTAGACTTTGGCGGTTAGCTGGCGCGGATGCGGCGGACGCCCACCGCGCCAGGGTCAGCACATTCCTTGGAGGTTAGTGAGATGCCGCACGAATTGCCGCCCCTGCCCTATGACTACAATGCCCTGGAGCCAGTGATTGACGAGGAGACTCTTCGTCTGCATCACGACAAGCATCACCAGGCGTACGTCTCCGGCCTGAACAAGGCGGAAGAGGAGTTGGCCAAGGCCCGCCAGTCCGGTGATTACTCGCTCATCAAGTACTGGGAGAAGAACGCCGCCTTCCACGGCTCGGGCCACATTCTGCACACGCTGTTCTGGGAGAACCTGACCCCGAAGGATCAGGCCAAGGGTCAGCCCTCCGGGCACCTAGCGGAAGCGATTGAGCGCGACTTTGGCAGCTTCGATGCTTTCAAGGCTCAGCTGACCGCCGCCACCATAGAGGTGGAGGCCAGCGGCTGGGGTATCCTCGCCTACCGGCCCATGGACGGTAAGCTGGTCGTCTTGCAGGCGGAGAAGCATCAGAACCTGACCCAGTGGGGTGCCCAGCCGCTGCTGGTGTTCGATGCCTGGGAGCACGCCTACTATCTCAAGTACAGGAACGCCCGCGCCGATTTCGTGAAGGCGCTGTGGGATATCGTGAACTGGGACGCGGTGGGGGAGCGTTACTGCCGCGTGGCCGGCTGCTGAAGCGCGGGAGGGGGAGAGGGGGAGACGCGGAGACGGGGAGACGGGGAGACGGGGAGACGCGGAGACGGGGAGAAGGGGAGACGCGGAGACGTTACTTCAGTATTCGCCTCTACCATCTCCCCGTCTCTCCCTCACCCCGTCTCCGTGTCTCCCCTTCACCCTGTCTCCCCCTCTCCCCTC
Proteins encoded in this region:
- a CDS encoding Gfo/Idh/MocA family oxidoreductase, producing MLRMGLIGAGTMGRWYARTFAEYERSRLVAVCDMDRARAQALAEQWGAAAHTDYRAMLAEEQLDAVAVATPDRFHRAPAVACLEAGKHVLCEKPLATTMEDALAIEEAASRTGREVMVNFGNRRRDRVQAARRAVLEEGAIGEIADAYVELNERIGKTNTLSWAAETSPVWFLLSHCVDTLRYVTGLEIVEVRGYETRKLLAARGLPTSDTALFVAELSNGGHAFLGSSWAFPEAYGPDIDFRLRLLGVRGLLEVQMHPHDMWLHTGRSRTLNYTYGYLDHRGHMSHWWTDSTCYFVDCILDRVHPTPDLADGLACLRVLLAMEEAAATGRSCRVG
- a CDS encoding AAC(3) family N-acetyltransferase; this encodes MQPEPGDPAVEVRRGDVIRALRAVGVSPGDTVFFHSSLRSMGTVIGGPDTVVAGFLDAVAPGGTVAVPTLSQRDGDRRFETWDIRRSPSDVGLITETLRLRPDAVRSDHPTHSVAAIGARAVELTRDHARTRGRPSPWGEAAFASGSPWDKLYLWDALILFIGVDFRVNTMMHYVQSLVVERAVRPLPEGKRASLLAQVQGWRKPGVWPYYKDALMEPLRREAGLIAYGKLGSATLRCIHARPVVDHALSVLEARPEEWFDSAFLGWYAAALGGGPE
- a CDS encoding cold shock domain-containing protein; translated protein: MADRVKGTVKWFNRDKGYGFITREDGEKDVFVHYSAIQGQGIRNLDEGDSVEFDVESSPKGPQAARVSIVR
- a CDS encoding Gfo/Idh/MocA family oxidoreductase translates to MGQTDAKLNVLLIGGGMISEEVVLPTVFQEQREGRVANVLVASRRAATIQHLRQVFAGRTFSGYPDPDTAPLEESRPEAFREALSQLQQPAAVIVATPDHLHTPMIVAAIEAGFDVVVEKPLCLKVDEAWQIQELAYQKGAYVYTDYHKRHDRAVRALRYRYRQGWLGEMLHGHAWIEERREIPLDHFRLWAHNSSPFEYVGVHYVDVYYFVTGLKPKRLVAFGQKKFLPQHGSDAFDAVQATIEWEDGSVLWVQTAWVNTQKNSALTNQGLQVLGTEGEYWADHKDRNLHFATERGGYEDYNPNFFKAYDSWDHPGDVDWVGYGYESIVQGLNDIRRLYLASEGLQGEERLARRRQLIAALAESRPLPEQALIGTAVNEAVRLSIANGSAYVGFDDRLYPVLL
- a CDS encoding amidohydrolase family protein encodes the protein MRWLDTHVHVSDTAPDGSSRGDILPDLLAVLDRDEADLRFVVSCDSPAVGRMRTDADWLERGNRFLHDLCTRSGGRLYGACLVSPQFPEESQRVLRLAAEEWGFVQYGEVLVDVVEAGLTRPEVMTSVEQATGYGLPIHVHVSTNYETGIGHMAQLLALAQALPHARYLVAHAIGGRMSDYYIDQLAPRLARGENFWVEIRDFNNIAALSRALREIGSERLVAGTDWTNRVGPPYLPYGVLFDVPDNTSPMGRRQIRSVEDVPYTPSVAALVGFLEEAGATAAQIERIGWRNAAELYGLDWEKA
- a CDS encoding 3-oxoacyl-ACP reductase FabG; the protein is MKLEGRVAIVTGASRGIGLATARLFAQEGAKVVLAARSRDDLEAAAADLRQGGAEALAVPTDVTKKEDTVRLAQVTQDHFGQIDVLVNNAGVTRHKLVLDITEEDWDLTFDVNIKGVFLCTQAVLPMMIARRSGRIINVASMSALRGSVRRSAYSAAKHAVIGFADSVAQEVGPYGISVNTIAPGPVATVLRARRYPLEDPALLPQPIEVARLALFLASDDARTIHGAVVRVAVGPEPIPVNESVTIDD
- a CDS encoding aspartate aminotransferase family protein: MAGSAFDLTPREVPRVNTPYRRIGTKIPVPESLETLETLRRYEPVAMTGQPPIVWHRAEGCQVYDPYGNMWLDLSSGVLVTNAGHGAPEIRQAIIDQANASLLHNYCFPSEQRALLAKTLAGLAPAGLDKVFLLTTGSEAIENSLKLARTWGRRQGEAKVGIVSFERAFHGRTLGAQQAGGIPSLKEWIVNLDPGFYQVPFPDGFRTEDTSFELFLNTLERQGATPDKVAAVITESFQGGGADFAPVEYMQALRHWCDEHHILLIADEVQAGFGRSGKFWAFEHYGIVPDLIVCGKGISSSLPLAAVIGRPEILDQYPPGSMTSTHTGNPVACMAAIANIKRLLDLKLTERAAQRGETLFRHLEALQAKFDRVIGVIHGKGLVAGIQIVRPGTKDPDTDLAHKIVEKSYQKGLLFFAPVGYGAATVKIAPPLVISNDMLDDAFVALNEAFAEAIDELGR
- a CDS encoding superoxide dismutase; protein product: MPHELPPLPYDYNALEPVIDEETLRLHHDKHHQAYVSGLNKAEEELAKARQSGDYSLIKYWEKNAAFHGSGHILHTLFWENLTPKDQAKGQPSGHLAEAIERDFGSFDAFKAQLTAATIEVEASGWGILAYRPMDGKLVVLQAEKHQNLTQWGAQPLLVFDAWEHAYYLKYRNARADFVKALWDIVNWDAVGERYCRVAGC